The following proteins are co-located in the Methanophagales archaeon genome:
- the thiL gene encoding thiamine-phosphate kinase — protein MRNSHKHFIEELGEVGLIERITRRFKASNEAVTVGAGEDDCAVIDLRSAKAGYHYLVVTTDTVQSSTHFPSGISPFQMGWSAVAVNLSDIAAMGAHPFAFVIAMGIPEHTDTDFLDALMAGIEACASAYNVVVVGGDVTRSKELILTGTCFGFVSKPVKRSTAKVGDLLGVTGRLGNAAVGLKIIEEGMNFSDDLKVAAKRALFQPIARVKEGIILADSGMVTSMIDISDGLALSLAELGRRSHVGFELYKEKVPVSSNEVPLELAIYYGGDYELLFTLDAGISEAELKRLQNEVDMSIIGRAMPQEAGIYFREGTSREAIAIKGYQHF, from the coding sequence ATGCGTAACAGTCATAAGCATTTTATAGAAGAACTTGGCGAGGTAGGTCTGATAGAACGAATAACCAGGCGATTTAAAGCGAGCAATGAAGCTGTAACAGTGGGTGCAGGAGAAGATGACTGCGCGGTTATAGACCTGAGAAGTGCAAAGGCAGGCTACCACTATCTCGTTGTTACCACAGATACAGTCCAGAGTTCCACACATTTCCCAAGTGGCATCTCACCGTTCCAGATGGGCTGGAGCGCGGTTGCTGTGAACCTGAGCGACATAGCGGCGATGGGTGCTCACCCGTTTGCGTTCGTTATTGCAATGGGCATTCCTGAACATACGGATACAGATTTTTTAGATGCGCTTATGGCAGGTATAGAGGCATGTGCATCAGCATACAATGTTGTTGTGGTTGGAGGTGATGTAACAAGGAGCAAAGAGCTTATCCTGACGGGTACGTGCTTTGGATTTGTGAGCAAACCGGTGAAGAGGTCCACTGCTAAGGTAGGGGACCTCCTTGGTGTGACAGGACGCTTAGGAAATGCCGCTGTGGGCTTGAAGATAATAGAAGAGGGTATGAATTTTTCAGATGATCTCAAGGTAGCCGCGAAACGAGCTCTGTTTCAGCCCATAGCGCGCGTAAAGGAAGGAATAATCCTCGCAGACTCCGGTATGGTCACTTCTATGATTGATATAAGTGATGGACTCGCACTTTCACTTGCGGAATTGGGGCGACGTAGTCATGTGGGATTCGAGTTATATAAGGAGAAAGTGCCTGTATCGAGTAATGAGGTACCATTAGAACTTGCCATTTACTATGGTGGCGACTATGAACTACTCTTTACGCTCGATGCCGGAATTAGCGAAGCGGAGCTGAAGCGGCTGCAGAATGAGGTGGATATGAGTATTATAGGCAGGGCAATGCCACAGGAGGCGGGCATATACTTCAGAGAAGGCACAAGCAGGGAAGCGATAGCTATAAAGGGCTATCAACATTTCTGA
- a CDS encoding DUF1670 domain-containing protein produces the protein MERRTYTEIERAQKHTLTAIKRYILTFSRVAYLTEKGYNKRNRFSRPGLRPIDT, from the coding sequence ATGGAGCGAAGAACCTACACTGAGATTGAAAGGGCACAAAAACACACTCTAACGGCGATCAAGCGCTATATCCTGACTTTTTCCCGTGTTGCGTATCTTACAGAAAAGGGCTACAATAAAAGAAATCGCTTTTCCCGTCCAGGTCTCAGACCGATTGATACGTGA
- a CDS encoding DUF1670 domain-containing protein yields MSMNTQQSIYAPLLDKTFETAVSSFISAEIPKLGGPKVIGLLVKELKSIVEQYYPPITNLRMEQMLWFAVAKEEKGGYGKCMKDLRLRPVVLSAVTYEEKTPRRKWRASHRRRFERVLLQGCYMKRTSKVEHWLRLTYHLSLILSCSTTTIHRNITEYERENSVVLPRRGTVHDLGRSTTHKKIISEKSLRAKKATSDIARKTHHSPSAVDRYLGNFDRVRFCLKKGLSVEETSFITQLSKRRRRW; encoded by the coding sequence TTGAGCATGAATACACAGCAGAGCATCTATGCACCGCTGCTGGATAAAACGTTTGAGACCGCGGTATCCAGCTTCATATCGGCTGAAATCCCTAAGTTGGGCGGACCAAAGGTCATCGGGCTGTTGGTCAAAGAACTGAAGTCCATCGTTGAGCAGTACTATCCACCGATAACAAATCTCAGAATGGAGCAGATGCTCTGGTTCGCAGTGGCAAAAGAGGAGAAAGGAGGTTATGGGAAGTGCATGAAGGATCTCCGATTGCGTCCCGTTGTCCTATCGGCGGTCACTTATGAAGAGAAGACACCAAGAAGAAAGTGGAGAGCGTCCCACAGAAGGAGGTTCGAAAGAGTGCTATTGCAAGGATGTTACATGAAACGGACAAGCAAGGTGGAACACTGGCTGAGACTGACCTATCACCTATCACTCATCCTCTCGTGCTCCACGACGACCATCCATAGGAATATCACCGAATACGAACGTGAGAACAGCGTGGTACTGCCACGCAGGGGCACCGTACATGACCTGGGTAGAAGCACAACGCATAAAAAGATCATCAGTGAAAAATCGCTCCGGGCTAAAAAAGCTACGTCGGACATCGCAAGGAAAACTCACCACAGTCCCAGTGCCGTCGATAGATATCTTGGCAATTTCGACCGTGTGCGATTCTGCCTTAAGAAAGGATTGTCTGTGGAAGAGACTTCATTCATAACGCAGCTTAGTAAACGAAGGCGGAGGTGGTGA